From the Manihot esculenta cultivar AM560-2 chromosome 3, M.esculenta_v8, whole genome shotgun sequence genome, one window contains:
- the LOC110610355 gene encoding kinesin-like protein KIN-12C isoform X3, protein MSSSRFIPRNALSKTPQPQDEANENEFENSLNSAHFPPPRTPLNTISDPSQYHTEIHESDFLSKGKLERIRAARLSSKKFEPVDKAESFGTPRISIRHGKAHSEPNSSQNTPARSGSRVSLGGAVGAYAAGSRNTHFSKGKETSSSNRLSRGISIENSDFSVEAPHFELNEDPSFWADHNVQVLIRIRPLSNTETVAQEYGRCLRQASAQTLVWLGHPETRFTFDHIACETISQEKLFRVVGIPMVENCISGYNSCMFAYGQTGSGKTYTMMGEINHLEGNLSEDCGITPRIFEYLFSRIREEGDSRKNEKLRFSCKCSFLEIHNEQITDLLEPSSTNLQLREDLRKGVYVENLTEYDVKTVHDVNKLLSQGAANRKMAATNMNSESSRSHSVFTCIIESLWERDSMNHFRFARLNLVDLAGSERQKSSGAEGDRLKEAANINKSLSTLGLVIMSLVDLAHGKHRHVPYRDSRLTFLLQDSLGGNSKTTIIANVSPSMCSSQETLSTLKFAQRAKLIQNNAKVNEDASGDVSTLQRQIQQLKDQLSFLIKHHNLNTSLSSCVPNFEDSTLAIYPQMYNSSKENRATDGHNLTNSACEKFKCMEATLVGSLRREKMAETALRKLEAEIDHVKQFAFQKEEELKRTRMILRFREEKIKQLEILVDGALPVDHYLTEENKALKEEILQLQARIEKNPELTRFALENLKLLEQLQLFQNFYEQGERETLLAEVSELREQLLDMLERKLKCSSAYENQDNNILEELEDCRNMNSKLMREVVELRGELKNYSSCNEAALVNVETVSIVSESGDEMASYRLADDAYLKNKNNWKMDTKFLIEPMETEHTHLFKELPLKQELNPQFMEILNKKDKVERESVLKVGSECLELRNSEKQNKSLAMEGSEDVKSMVLQAKLEKLTRDLEQARILNCQYQEAQASKLSHQHQVELIHEQVEIETARAILHLQEEVTALHLEFNEKLSCMTQENMRLRNTIETKEEEIRMLCGEWERATFELTSFLVEGSKSLEDASGQIDSIICSFPQVNVWIREHVERAARACIDKEEAILRLEKSLEDAQEMVIEMELKLNSLKDATMALNGFPQSDTDQSMGEAINLGLLLNEKSNTIKMLESKLKVQENHNIEAEKRAHAALLVVKWLSDHHKVSSSNDIGRGIHISELSSPTEMGNHKILEIKDDSNALTVEDIEAHEDLESLVLESENAINSCYMDVDLHISALRTDVLQASTTYTKWFKALVNEIQELKCKFMELKESNTGFQSSIIKFQASESLELQKFENQLHVLCTIRDELAMMNERLKIIDDFLNKKINAHGYALMDEYLTEAEGWSADNCLSGYSTSGSEFSNESAILGNQLDGFSQTCCSKLNGRIHKQMVDLKLQTDSSVQSGSESSKKLFEKLSHDEAVTFCLRKELDMAFDAFNKLYIQLTTIFDETDVVNISYTVERNKMVHSFGMMMEMEEASSHNARKVVTDDEVSHASIFLSKCEEANEAMKEADHMLNALLKANENTKQLNGMWKQASEELMMERSQLLEENELLKSSICLKEEENKLLLDEISHGLVEIVNCVSLLEGSFLQMQREVEDRCKVLYSDLLSMGKDILHFFGSSSSSLEDIFSDIMEKEFALSVMYHCVVEEAIHKIPRFNLRSGIHPVEQPECQPIINAFHKVRSSGQDDIMISNKNVTKGEELVTDLEGGVLGVSYDNMVYENVSLKKELERKEVLLKGLLFDFSLLQEIASNKKDIKDETEMLILALSEVRHELQLRTSQLDSLLVQYKKIEGQLADTEDALFISKSELMHANERLDTLSDQNSELRILLKDLYLKRSQAEEQLAEQMEVVRGLEQEIIHLNSSLDRKLCSSVEGPEEDLLKVINEREKLREEVCSLNDKLEVTCALVDEKEAIAVEARQESEASKIYAEQKEEEVKILEHSVEELECTINVLEKKVYEMDEEVERHRLIRESLELELQALRHRLSTVDNFPDTLAADNTYSSQNEDIIWQYSKLELHEAHNQIRLLERDIAEKDKEIKQCKEYISELVLHSEAQASQYQEKYKTLEAMAHEVKIGLSNSTSAAPAQGRSEKSSVRTRGSSSPFRCISNLVQQMNLEKDQELSATRLRIEELEAVLASRQKEACSLNARLAAAESMTHDVIRDLLGVKLDMTNYANLIEQHQVQKLVEAAHLQTEEFQAMEQEILNLRRQINDLIEEKESCMSEINKKVADILAAQITVEQLQERDQLLSAQNEMLKMDKTNLLRRVAELDEMVKTLLGKQSSQQQIQQASKTKENSMLKMGDADLSKRLANSEKLLNRVNDELAQYRRFSRNHPHVKNYGHGSEFKQR, encoded by the exons ATGTCCAGTTCTCGATTCATCCCTCGAAATGCTCTTTCGAAGACTCCACAACCACAAGACGAAGCAAACGAGAATGAATTCGAAAACTCGCTGAATTCAGCTCACTTTCCGCCTCCCAGAACACCACTAAACACTATCTCTGATCCATCTCAGTATCACACAGAGATTCATGAATCCGATTTCCTCTCCAAGGGTAAGCTCGAAAGAATTCGAGCTGCTAGATTATCAAGCAAGAAATTTGAGCCTGTCGATAAAGCTGAAAGTTTTGGGACACCTAGGATTTCGATTCGTCATGGGAAAGCGCATTCGGAGCCCAATTCTTCACAGAATACTCCGGCGAGAAGTGGCTCCAGAGTTTCTCTCGGTGGAGCGGTCGGAGCTTATGCCGCTGGGTCTAGAAACACACACTTTAGTAAAGGAAAAGAAACGAGCTCTAGTAACAGGCTTTCAAGAGGGATATCCATAGAAAATTCTGATTTTTCAGTGGAAGCTCCGCATTTTGAGCTCAATGAAGATCCTTCATTCTGGGCGGATCACAACGTACAG GTTCTGATAAGAATTCGGCCACTTAGTAACACGGAGACAGTTGCACAAGAGTATGGTCGGTGTTTGAGACAGGCGAGTGCACAGACGTTAGTGTGGCTTGGTCATCCTGAGACCAGATTCACTTTTGATCACATAGCCTGCGAGACCATTTCCCAG GAAAAGCTATTCAGGGTCGTTGGGATACCTATGGTGGAGAACTGCATCTCAGGATATAACAGCTGTATGTTTGCTTATGGCCAG ACCGGTAGTGGCAAAACATATACCATGATGGGTGAGATAAATCACCTGGAAGGCAACCTCAGTGAAGATTGCGGGATAACCCCTCGCATATTTGAGTATTTATTTTCAAGGATTAGAGAA GAAGGAGATAGTAGGAAAAATGAAAAGTTAAGGTTCAGCTGCAAATGTTCTTTTCTGGAGATACACAATGAGCAAATAACAGATCTGTTAGAGCCTTCATCGACCAATTTGCAA CTAAGAGAAGATTTAAGGAAAGGTGTATACGTTGAAAACCTTACAGAATACGATGTAAAGACTGTTCATGATGTCAACAAGCTTCTGTCACAG GGTGCTGCAAACAGGAAAATGGCAGCAACCAACATGAACAGTGAAAGCAGTCGTTCTCATAGTGTTTTCACTTGTATCATTGAAAGCTTGTGGGAGAGAGATTCTATGAACCATTTTAGGTTTGCAAGATTAAATTTGGTAGATTTGGCTGGTTCTGAAAG GCAGAAAAGCTCTGGTGCAGAAGGAGATCGCCTAAAAGAAGCAGCAAATATAAACAAATCTTTATCAACTCTAGG GTTGGTGATAATGTCTTTGGTTGATTTGGCACATGGAAAACATAGACATGTTCCATACAGAGATTCTCGGCTGACGTTTCTACTTCag GATTCTTTGGGTGGAAACTCGAAAACAACAATTATAGCAAATGTCAGCCCATCTATGTG CTCTTCACAGGAAACACTAAGCACTCTGAAATTTGCCCAACGTGCAAAACTCATCCAAAATAAT GCTAAAGTAAATGAAGATGCTTCTGGTGATGTTAGTACTCTTCAGCGGCAAATCCAACAGTTAAAG GACCAACTGTCCTTTCTAATAAAGCATCATAACCTCAACACTTCTCTATCTAGTTGTGTGCCAAATTTTGAAGACTCTACATTGGCTATCTACCCTCAAATGTATAATTCCTCAAAAGAAAATAGAGCAACAGATGGCCATAATTTAACAAATAGTGCATGCGAGAAG TTCAAATGCATGGAAGCTACCTTAGTTGGTTCACTTAGGAGAGAAAAGATGGCAGAAACGGCACTCCGGAAGTTAGAGGCTGAAATAGATCATGTGAAGCAATTT GCTTTCCAAAAGGAGGAGGAATTGAAGCGAACCAGAATGATTCTACGATTTCGAGAGGAGAAAATTAAACAACTAGAGATTTTAGTGGATGGTGCATTGCCTGTTGATCATTATCTCACGGAGGAAAACAAAGCTTTAAAGGAAGAGATTCTGCAACTTCAAGCGAGAATTGAAAAAAATCCAGAATTGACACGTTTTGCTTTGGAAAATTTAAAACTTCTTGAGCAGCTTCAATT GTTTCAGAATTTTTATGAACAAGGAGAACGAGAAACACTGTTGGCTGAAGTCTCAGAATTACGTGAGCAG CTTTTGGACATGCTTGAAAGAAAGCTTAAATGCTCCTCTGCATATGAGAATCAG GATAACAATATTTTAGAAGAGTTGGAAGATTGCAGGAACATGAATTCCAAACTGATGAG AGAAGTAGTAGAATTAAGAGGGGAACTGAAAAATTATTCAAGCTGTAATGAAGCTGCTCTTGTTAAT GTTGAAACTGTATCGATTGTAAGTGAGTCTGGAGATGAGATGGCATCTTATAGGCTGGCAGATGATGCATATctcaaaaacaaaaataattggAAGATGGATACTAAATTCTTAATTGAACCAATGGAAACTGAGCATACCCATCTATTTAAAGAACTGCCACTTAAACAGGAGCTGAATCCCCAGTTCATGGAAATCTTAAACAAGAAGGACAAAGTAGAAAGAGAATCTGTGCTTAAGGTTGGAAGTGAGTGTCTAGAATTACGAAATTCAGAAAAGCAGAATAAAAGTCTAGCAATGGAGGGTAGTGAAGATGTCAAAAGCATGGTGTTGCAAGCCAAGTTGGAGAAATTGACTAGAGACCTTGAGCAGGCAAGGATACTTAATTGCCAATATCAAGAGGCTCAGGCATCGAAATTATCTCATCAGCATCAAGTTGAATTAATCCATGAACAGGTTGAGATAGAGACTGCAAGAGCAATTCTTCATTTACAGGAGGAGGTTACGGCCCTCCATTTAGAATTTAATGAGAAATTATCTTGCATGACCCAAGAAAACATGAGGCTAAGGAACACCATAGAGACTAAAGAGGAAGAAATAAGGATGCTTTGTGGGGAGTGGGAAAGGGCAACATTTGAATTAACGAGCTTCCTTGTAGAAGGTTCAAAATCCCTTGAAGATGCCTCAGGTCAGATTGACAGTATAATCTGTTCATTTCCTCAAGTTAATGTTTGGATTAGAGAACACGTGGAGAGGGCTGCCAGAGCTTGCATTGACAAGGAGGAAGCAATTTTACGGCTAGAGAAAAGCTTGGAAGATGCACAGGAGATGGTGATAGAAATGGAGCTGAAGTTAAATTCCTTGAAGGATGCCACAATGGCTTTGAACGGATTTCCTCAATCCGACACTGATCAAAGCATGGGAGAGGCAATCAACTTGGGTTTGCTGTTAAATGAGAAGAGCAACACGATAAAAATGCTAGAGAGTAAACTCAAAGTTCAGGAGAATCACAATATTGAAGCAGAAAAACGTGCCCATGCCGCATTGCTGGTGGTGAAATGGCTGTCTGACCATCACAAGGTTTCTTCCAGTAATGACATTGGAAGAGGTATTCACATCTCAGAACTCTCTTCTCCCACTGAAATGGGCAACCATAAGATTCTTGAGATTAAAGATGATTCTAATGCTTTGACTGTGGAAGATATTGAGGCTCACGAGGATTTGGAAAGTTTAGTTTTGGAGTCTGAAAATGCAATTAATTCATGTTACATGGATGTAGATCTTCATATATCAGCCCTCCGAACAGATGTTCTTCAAGCTTCTACCACATACACTAAGTGGTTTAAAGCCTTGGTGAATGAAATTCAGGAGTTGAAGTGTAAATTTATGGAACTAAAGGAAAGTAATACAGGTTTTCAGTcttctataataaaatttcaagcaTCAGAATCACTTGAGCTTCAAAAGTTTGAGAACCAGTTGCATGTTCTGTGTACAATAAGGGATGAACTTGCTATGATGAATGAAAGGCTTAAAATCATTGATGATTTtcttaacaaaaaaataaatgcaCATGGCTATGCATTAATGGACGAATATTTAACAGAAGCAGAAGGCTGGAGTGCTGATAATTGTTTGTCAGGTTATTCCACATCTGGTTCTGAATTTTCAAATGAAAGTGCTATTTTAGGGAATCAATTGGATGGATTCTCACAGACATGCTGCTCTAAGTTAAATGGGAGGATACATAAACAGATGGTGGATCTGAAACTTCAAACAGACTCATCAGTTCAATCTGGATCAGAAAGTTCAAAGAAGCTGTTCGAAAAATTATCTCATGATGAAGCAGTGACATTCTGCCTGAGAAAAGAGCTGGATATGGCATTTGATGCATTCAACAAACTGTATATTCAACTAACCACAATTTTCGATGAGACTGATGTTGTGAATATCTCTTACACAGTAG AGAGGAACAAAATGGTCCATTCTTTTGGCATGATGATGGAGATGGAAGAAGCCTCCAGTCATAATGCCAGAAAG GTAGTCACTGATGACGAGGTTAGTCATGCTAGTATTTTCTTAAGCAAATGTGAGGAAGCCAATGAGGCAATGAAAGAAGCTGATCACATGTTGAATGCACTGCTAAAAGCTAATGAAAATACAAAACAATTGAATGGTATGTGGAAGCAAGCTAGTGAAGAACTGATGATGGAGAGATCACAACTACTTGAAGAAAATGAGCTACTTAAGTCTTCAATTTGtttgaaagaagaagagaacaaaTTATTACTGGATGAAATTTCTCATGGTCTGGTAGAAATAGTAAACTGTGTGTCTCTACTTGAAGGCAGTTTTCTGCAAATGCAGAGAGAAGTGGAAGACAGATGTAAGGTTTTATATTCAGATCTCTTATCTATGGGAAAAGATATACTTCACTTTTTTGGCAGCTCAAGTTCATCACTTGAAGATATTTTCTCTGATATAATGGAGAAGGAATTTGCCCTTTCTGTGATGTACCATTGTGTTGTAGAAGAGGCTATCCACAAAATTCCGCGATTTAATTTAAGATCAGGAATTCACCCAGTTGAGCAGCCAGAATGTCAGCCAATAATAAATGCTTTTCATAAAGTTCGTTCCAGTGGACAAGATGATATTATGATTTCCAATAAAAATGTTACTAAGGGAGAGGAATTGGTCACAGACTTGGAAGGAGGAGTGCTGGGGGTATCATATGATAATATGGTATATGAAAATGTGTCTCTTAAGAAAGAATTGGAAAGGAAAGAAGTTTTATTGAAGGGTTTGCTTTTTGATTTTAGCTTGCTGCAAGAAATAGCCTCAAATAAGAAGGACATCAAAGATGAAACTGAAATGCTAATTTTGGCTTTAAGTGAAGTTCGACATGAGCTACAGTTGAGAACAAGTCAGCTTGATAGCCTGCTGgttcaatataaaaaaattgaaggcCAACTGGCTGATACTGAAGATGCTTTATTCATTTCGAAGTCCGAGCTTATGCATGCTAATGAAAGATTAGATACTTTGTCGGACCAAAATTCTGAGTTAAGGATCCTTCTAAAAGATCTCTATCTCAAAAGATCTCAAGCTGAAGAACAATTGGCAGAACAAATGGAAGTTGTCAGAGGGCTGGAACAGGAAATTATTCACTTAAATTCTTCTCTGGACAGAAAATTGTGCTCTTCAGTTGAAGGCCCTGAGGAAGACCTATTAAAGGTCATTAATGAGAGAGAGAAACTCCGTGAAGAGGTTTGCTCCTTGAATGATAAGCTTGAGGTGACATGTGCATTAGTAGATGAAAAGGAAGCTATTGCTGTTGAAGCGCGGCAG gAGTCAGAGGCAAGTAAAATATATGCTGAACAGAAGGAAGAAGAGGTCAAGATTTTAGAACATTCTGTTGAAGAGCTTGAATGTACCATAAACGTACTGGAGAAGAAG GTATATGAAATGGATGAGGAGGTAGAAAGACATAGGTTGATTAGGGAATCATTAGAACTGGAACTCCAAGCTTTGAGACACAGATTATCAACAGTCGATAACTTCCCTGACACTTTGGCTGCTGATAACACGTATTCTTCACAAAACGAAGATATCATTTG GCAATACAGTAAACTGGAACTGCATGAGGCACATAATCAGATACGACTTCTTGAGAGGGATATTGCAGAAAAGGATAAAGAG ATCAAGCAATGCAAAGAGTACATCTCTGAACTCGTCTTGCATTCCGAGGCCCAGGCATCACAATACCAAGAGAAG TACAAGACTTTAGAAGCCATGGCTCATGAAGTTAAAATAGGTTTATCAAATTCAACATCAGCAGCACCTGCACAGGGTAGAAGTGAGAAAAGCTCAGTGAGAACAAGGGGCTCAAGCTCACCATTTAGATGCATTTCAAATTTGGTTCAGCAGATGAATTTGGAGAAGGATCAGGAATTATCAGCGACAAGGCTTCGCATAGAAGAGCTAGAAGCAGTGTTGGCTAGTCGGCAAAAGGAG GCATGTTCGTTAAATGCAAGACTGGCTGCAGCAGAAAGCATGACACATGACGTCATCCGTGATTTACTTGGTGTCAAATTGGATATGACTAACTATGCG AATTTGATTGAGCAGCATCAGGTCCAGAAATTAGTGGAGGCAGCTCATCTGCAGACAGAAGAGTTCCAGGCAATG GAGCAAGAAATCCTGAACCTCAGGAGACAGATTAATGATCTCATCGAGGAAAAAGAGAG TTGCATGTctgaaataaataagaaagtAGCAGATATACTTGCTGCTCAGATCACTGTAGAGCAACTGCAGGAGCGGGATCAGTTGCTTTCTGCACAGAATGAAATGTTGAAG ATGGACAAAACCAATCTACTGAGAAGAGTTGCAGAACTGGATGAGATGGTAAAAACCCTTCTTGGAAAACAAAGTAGCCAACAGCAGATTCAACAGGCATCAAAAACTAAG GAGAATAGCATGTTGAAAATGGGGGATGCTGATTTAAGCAAGAGGCTAGCAAACTCGGAAAAGCTTCTTAATCGGGTGAATGATGAACTTGCTCAGTACCGCAGATTTAGCAGAAATCATCCACACGTCAAAAACTATGGGCATGGCTCGGAATTTAAACAGAGGTAG